From Gemmatimonadota bacterium, one genomic window encodes:
- a CDS encoding HAD family hydrolase, whose product MKFQAIIFDLFGTLVDNFSKKEHDKVHALMAETLSVPYKAFRHAFGSSFSNRCIGKFRSIEETIAVCCAQIGLSPDDCKINTAAQYRYDFTMRTLKPKDEVLLTLQNLKNDGYKIGLITNCGPDVPLLWHTTPLSEHIDLPLFSCTEKIQKPAIEIYKRAHEQLGLPSNVCIYVGDGSSREMTGAKEIGFLPVLKRVTLEDVYDDARPDIIGWRGLSIAEIEELPELLARINSPDQKQRN is encoded by the coding sequence ATGAAATTTCAAGCAATAATTTTCGACTTGTTTGGAACGCTGGTTGATAATTTTAGCAAAAAAGAGCACGACAAAGTACATGCATTGATGGCCGAAACGTTGTCGGTGCCATATAAAGCGTTTAGACACGCGTTCGGCTCTTCTTTTTCTAACCGATGCATTGGAAAATTCAGGTCTATAGAAGAGACTATCGCTGTATGTTGCGCTCAAATTGGTCTATCCCCAGACGATTGCAAAATTAACACTGCCGCGCAATATCGATACGACTTCACAATGAGAACACTCAAACCAAAAGATGAAGTCCTGCTTACGCTTCAAAACCTGAAAAATGATGGTTATAAAATTGGACTGATAACAAACTGCGGTCCAGATGTCCCTCTACTCTGGCACACTACTCCTTTATCAGAGCATATCGATTTACCGCTTTTTTCTTGCACAGAAAAAATACAAAAGCCCGCTATTGAAATCTATAAACGGGCACATGAACAGTTGGGACTTCCGTCAAATGTCTGTATTTATGTGGGCGATGGTAGCAGCCGGGAAATGACAGGTGCGAAAGAAATAGGTTTCTTACCCGTGCTAAAGCGAGTCACTTTAGAAGATGTATATGATGACGCAAGACCAGACATAATTGGATGGCGAGGGTTATCAATTGCTGAAATTGAGGAACTGCCAGAATTACTCGCACGCATCAATAGCCCGGATCAGAAGCAAAGGAACTAA
- a CDS encoding response regulator transcription factor — translation MNALIVDDSRLARQELKHLLKAFEAITVAGEAANADTARQQLKRLSVDVIFLDIQMPGQDGFELLETLDQVPQVIFTTAYDEYAIRAFEVNALDYLLKPIQPERLASAIEKLQAQTLSPDEAVAPALTDSSRVFVKDGDQCWFITLSDIQLFEVSGNYTRVYFQKFKPLIPRTLNHLEERLDKRIFFRVNRQQIVNLQYIEKIEPYFQGSLKVLLKGGYEIEISRRQTQKFRERLSL, via the coding sequence ATGAATGCATTGATTGTCGATGATTCCCGACTTGCCCGTCAGGAATTAAAACACTTACTCAAAGCTTTTGAGGCCATCACTGTCGCAGGTGAAGCCGCAAATGCTGATACTGCACGGCAGCAACTCAAAAGATTATCTGTCGATGTGATCTTCCTCGATATTCAGATGCCTGGGCAAGACGGTTTTGAATTGCTCGAAACCCTTGACCAGGTACCACAAGTGATCTTTACAACCGCCTATGACGAATATGCCATTCGGGCTTTTGAAGTAAACGCGCTCGACTACTTGCTAAAACCCATTCAACCTGAACGCCTTGCAAGCGCGATTGAAAAACTACAAGCCCAAACCCTTTCTCCCGATGAAGCTGTTGCACCAGCATTGACAGATTCGAGTCGCGTCTTTGTAAAAGACGGAGACCAGTGCTGGTTTATCACACTCTCAGACATTCAATTATTCGAAGTCTCTGGCAATTACACGCGGGTCTATTTTCAAAAATTCAAACCCCTTATTCCGCGCACCCTCAACCACCTTGAAGAGCGCTTGGACAAACGCATATTTTTTCGCGTCAATCGCCAACAAATTGTCAATTTACAGTATATCGAAAAAATTGAGCCCTATTTTCAAGGCAGCCTGAAAGTGCTATTGAAAGGGGGCTATGAAATAGAAATTTCCCGACGTCAGACACAAAAATTCCGAGAACGCCTGAGTCTTTAA
- a CDS encoding alpha/beta hydrolase produces the protein MSKWKHVILQISAIFIALLTPIPASTQTDNPQPFKVQITGSGHPMMLIPGLSSSGDVWRETVNRYQNSFECHVFTLAGFAGQPPVQTDHYLQTMRDALIAYIQENNLKKPILAGHSLGGFLSLWVAASIPESVGALIIVDAVPFLPALQNPAATVEFMRAPAEQTHAWILSQTPEQREKATPSMLKMMITDPAKIDTAVVWSLSSDPNTVAQAMYEIFLTDLRTEIKKIQTPVLVLGAWVSGQSQGATRESSLAAYQKQYVHVENCEIWMTDTGKHFIMWDDPEGYFATIDSFLSRKTTTPPVPR, from the coding sequence ATGTCAAAATGGAAACACGTCATATTGCAAATCAGTGCAATCTTCATCGCGCTTTTAACACCGATTCCCGCATCTACACAGACAGATAATCCGCAGCCTTTCAAAGTACAAATAACGGGATCCGGACATCCGATGATGTTAATTCCCGGTCTAAGTAGCTCTGGAGACGTTTGGCGCGAAACAGTCAACCGATACCAGAACAGCTTTGAATGCCATGTCTTTACACTCGCGGGATTTGCCGGACAACCCCCCGTGCAAACAGACCACTATCTGCAAACCATGAGAGACGCCCTTATTGCATACATCCAGGAAAACAACCTGAAAAAACCAATCCTTGCAGGACACAGTTTGGGTGGTTTTCTATCTTTGTGGGTTGCTGCAAGCATACCCGAAAGCGTAGGAGCACTTATTATTGTCGATGCCGTGCCCTTTTTACCCGCATTACAAAACCCGGCAGCAACAGTTGAATTTATGCGCGCGCCCGCAGAACAAACACACGCCTGGATACTTTCTCAAACACCTGAACAAAGAGAAAAAGCAACGCCATCTATGCTCAAAATGATGATCACAGATCCCGCAAAAATAGACACGGCTGTCGTATGGAGTCTATCTTCGGACCCAAACACCGTTGCACAAGCAATGTACGAAATATTTTTAACCGACTTGCGAACCGAAATAAAAAAAATACAAACACCTGTTCTGGTATTGGGAGCCTGGGTCTCGGGTCAATCTCAGGGCGCAACGCGAGAAAGCTCACTGGCCGCGTATCAAAAACAGTACGTTCATGTGGAGAATTGCGAAATATGGATGACGGACACGGGCAAACACTTTATTATGTGGGACGACCCAGAGGGTTACTTTGCGACCATTGATTCGTTCCTCTCTCGCAAGACAACTACGCCCCCTGTTCCCAGGTAA
- a CDS encoding histidine phosphatase family protein produces MTTFYLIRHGEPIWDLAAGGNLKGAEEGWAAHIIPLTDKGISQIENASKFLSNEDPQIVISSPMSRALQSAAILSRILNLPLRVEFDLHEWICGWRDSMTLVEETEAEMRELGGEWPIGETRDWEPMSSVRGRVGRVLERYRTFQRVVVVCHEMVIFSLTGKRMGFAEFVKLKK; encoded by the coding sequence ATGACGACTTTCTATCTTATTCGACATGGAGAACCCATTTGGGATTTAGCTGCTGGTGGGAATCTCAAAGGTGCAGAGGAGGGTTGGGCAGCCCATATTATTCCGTTGACCGATAAGGGGATCAGCCAGATTGAGAATGCTTCAAAATTCCTGTCAAATGAAGATCCTCAGATTGTTATTTCATCCCCAATGTCACGGGCGCTCCAATCGGCTGCTATACTCAGCCGGATACTCAATCTTCCACTTCGAGTCGAGTTTGATCTGCACGAATGGATTTGCGGATGGCGCGATTCAATGACACTTGTCGAAGAAACAGAGGCAGAAATGCGTGAGTTGGGAGGTGAGTGGCCTATAGGAGAGACGAGAGATTGGGAGCCGATGTCCAGTGTGCGTGGTCGTGTTGGTCGCGTATTGGAACGATACCGGACCTTTCAGCGTGTTGTTGTTGTGTGTCATGAAATGGTCATCTTTTCGCTGACTGGAAAGAGGATGGGTTTTGCAGAATTTGTAAAGTTAAAAAAGTAA
- a CDS encoding type II toxin-antitoxin system VapC family toxin, translating into MKGILKLVILDTNIVSYIFNKDTRALYYQNQIRGRRVLISFQTLEELWYGAYTKGWGDRRKNELAHHLEQYEIIWPGPELVTTCARLRSERKSAGREMRESDAWIAATAIMLGYPLASHDHDFSDISDLELIQAPAPQPDQSQE; encoded by the coding sequence GTGAAAGGAATCCTAAAATTGGTAATCCTGGACACCAATATCGTTTCATACATCTTCAATAAAGATACCAGAGCACTGTACTACCAGAACCAAATTCGAGGCCGTCGCGTGCTCATCTCATTCCAGACACTGGAAGAGCTTTGGTACGGAGCGTACACAAAAGGTTGGGGGGACAGACGAAAGAACGAACTCGCGCATCATCTCGAACAATACGAGATTATTTGGCCCGGCCCTGAATTGGTGACCACATGTGCCCGCTTGCGTAGCGAACGCAAGTCTGCGGGGCGAGAAATGCGGGAATCAGACGCATGGATCGCTGCAACCGCGATTATGCTGGGCTACCCTCTTGCATCCCACGACCACGACTTCTCCGACATTTCCGACCTGGAACTCATCCAGGCACCAGCACCACAACCAGATCAGTCACAGGAATAA
- a CDS encoding DUF2442 domain-containing protein, whose protein sequence is MNISTIDMPQAERVEVSEDTLTAVLSDGRTISVPLKWYPRLAHATAKERRNWRCAGGGIQWPDLNENLSVEALFAGRPAEKKQKSDKTRPPVLDESALVEGRLMEVNWACGTAKLHYIPQKVVPLRFDPALNDDMRRLATQYVEIRGRGRFNDNDEWDVIYVEQITSTRSWSEPFDLEAFRNNPDPKIFDPDKVVTVSEPFDVDEFIRIIREGRDAG, encoded by the coding sequence ATGAATATCTCGACAATTGACATGCCACAGGCTGAGCGTGTGGAAGTAAGCGAGGATACGCTGACGGCAGTACTCTCTGATGGACGAACCATCTCTGTGCCCCTGAAATGGTATCCCAGGCTCGCACACGCCACTGCCAAAGAAAGACGCAACTGGCGATGTGCCGGGGGAGGCATCCAGTGGCCCGACCTGAACGAAAACCTCAGCGTTGAGGCGCTGTTTGCAGGCCGCCCCGCAGAAAAAAAACAGAAGTCCGACAAGACCAGGCCGCCAGTCCTGGATGAGTCTGCACTGGTGGAAGGGCGACTGATGGAAGTGAACTGGGCTTGTGGCACGGCGAAGTTGCACTACATCCCGCAAAAAGTCGTACCATTGCGTTTCGATCCGGCACTGAACGACGACATGCGTCGGCTGGCGACACAGTATGTCGAGATCAGAGGCCGCGGTCGTTTCAACGACAATGACGAATGGGATGTCATTTATGTAGAACAGATAACCAGCACGCGGTCATGGTCAGAGCCGTTTGACCTTGAGGCATTTCGCAACAACCCGGATCCGAAGATTTTTGACCCTGATAAAGTCGTTACCGTTAGTGAACCTTTCGACGTAGATGAGTTCATTCGCATCATCCGCGAAGGCCGAGATGCTGGGTGA
- a CDS encoding metallophosphoesterase family protein, translated as MHKNSFEALSRQGGMNMRIAIISDIHGNAVALEAVLNDLKTESIDHIVCLGDTISDGPQPCEVIARLKSLNSSVVMGNMDVWCLDPRPGMGKSKNARRGNEVRFWDVRKLSPDDLDYMRTFQATVEIPLDANTNLLCYHGSPRSNEDAIASHTSDEEMERMLSGYHAMVLAGGHTHTQMVRYYADSTIVNPGSVGAPVPAQDRTRRVLRGSLDESHDRGYPPWAEYGVIAWENRSLRIELRRVLIDIDLLVRKTRESGMPHADWWIQNRYPGVVSEV; from the coding sequence ATGCACAAAAATTCCTTTGAAGCTCTCTCACGACAAGGAGGTATGAATATGCGAATCGCCATCATCTCTGATATTCACGGAAATGCAGTGGCTTTAGAAGCTGTTTTGAATGATCTCAAAACAGAATCCATTGATCACATTGTGTGTCTGGGTGATACCATCTCTGACGGTCCCCAACCATGTGAGGTTATTGCTCGTTTGAAATCTCTGAATAGTTCTGTTGTTATGGGGAATATGGACGTGTGGTGTCTTGATCCACGTCCTGGTATGGGAAAGAGCAAGAACGCCAGGCGAGGAAATGAAGTTCGATTCTGGGATGTTCGTAAGCTTTCACCTGACGATCTCGACTATATGCGAACATTCCAGGCAACGGTCGAGATACCTCTGGATGCGAATACCAATCTTCTTTGCTATCACGGTTCTCCACGATCCAATGAAGATGCCATCGCTTCTCACACGTCAGATGAGGAGATGGAACGCATGCTGTCTGGTTATCACGCGATGGTATTGGCTGGGGGACATACGCATACACAGATGGTTCGTTATTATGCAGATAGCACGATCGTCAATCCCGGGAGTGTTGGTGCGCCTGTTCCCGCACAGGATCGGACACGCCGGGTTCTTCGAGGTTCGTTGGATGAGTCACACGATAGGGGATATCCTCCCTGGGCAGAATATGGCGTTATTGCCTGGGAGAATAGGAGCCTTCGGATCGAGTTACGCCGCGTGCTGATAGATATCGATTTGCTGGTGAGAAAAACGCGAGAGAGCGGGATGCCACACGCGGATTGGTGGATTCAAAATCGGTATCCCGGTGTGGTTTCCGAGGTATAA
- a CDS encoding endoribonuclease, with amino-acid sequence MLRSIFLGLLVPLIIASQVPSQESQSVLSRSADLTKDNVFQRIWDSDENQLSVSRRTKTGEWEDPEADILLDEQVKASGERTIDLAMRPLFHKVNESKLFDPNRTYASFMKLLDNYAIRTTDPEFTTEEEEAEQQYFLSHILQTRPMQIAQNYINQALGENLSEAQFRQVLHRLWFELYTNRGSIYFCSGFEHVFVGEGKYKLRQDNKREIFGDVSGYHSWVKFYLDEKNKRVNFRGYNYDSQGTTNPNIVTLQMIYTVMDTLGEPIAKLFKRKSGFFVGSSPECEMAMATVVFFESVHGKISDKRRVTINGATYNLVLYRSADSDGNRGDFIRSFYPIFLGLDDVEKPDMDPSIDEDLK; translated from the coding sequence ATGCTTCGCTCAATATTTCTCGGATTGTTGGTACCTCTCATTATTGCTTCCCAGGTGCCGTCTCAAGAATCTCAGTCAGTTCTGTCTCGATCTGCTGATTTGACGAAGGATAATGTCTTTCAACGCATTTGGGATAGTGACGAGAATCAACTCTCCGTGAGTCGGCGCACAAAGACAGGGGAATGGGAAGATCCAGAGGCTGACATTCTGTTGGACGAACAGGTGAAGGCATCGGGAGAACGGACTATAGATTTGGCTATGCGCCCTTTGTTCCATAAGGTGAATGAAAGTAAGTTGTTCGATCCCAACCGAACTTATGCCAGCTTCATGAAGCTGTTGGATAACTATGCCATCCGCACTACAGATCCCGAGTTTACCACCGAAGAAGAAGAGGCCGAGCAACAGTATTTTCTATCGCATATTCTCCAAACTCGGCCCATGCAGATCGCCCAAAACTACATTAATCAAGCTCTTGGAGAAAATCTGTCGGAGGCACAGTTTCGTCAGGTACTCCATCGCCTGTGGTTTGAACTGTACACCAATCGCGGGTCAATATACTTCTGTTCTGGGTTTGAGCACGTCTTTGTTGGAGAGGGGAAATACAAACTGCGGCAGGACAATAAACGCGAGATTTTTGGTGACGTTTCGGGATACCATTCCTGGGTCAAGTTCTACTTGGACGAGAAAAATAAACGTGTCAATTTTCGTGGCTATAATTACGACTCACAAGGAACCACGAATCCCAATATAGTCACTCTGCAGATGATTTATACGGTGATGGATACTCTGGGCGAACCTATCGCGAAATTGTTTAAGAGGAAGAGTGGGTTTTTTGTCGGGTCGAGTCCCGAATGTGAAATGGCTATGGCTACAGTCGTCTTTTTCGAGAGTGTGCATGGCAAGATCAGTGACAAACGCCGGGTGACGATCAATGGAGCGACTTACAATCTCGTGTTGTATCGCAGTGCTGATTCCGATGGTAACCGTGGGGATTTTATTCGATCATTCTACCCTATTTTTTTGGGACTGGATGATGTCGAAAAGCCAGATATGGACCCGTCTATTGACGAGGACCTGAAATAG
- a CDS encoding ABC transporter ATP-binding protein: MSQEKSSQRTNLWRPIVAMVFELWRAHPIAFVVLIATTVIPGFSYSVYVLAMRGLINALVESPTPGAWDIPTYMLLYIAAILVEMTMNMLRPIIMVYLRDHATHHIQSRIYEQAANAPLIRFEDSAFYDCLRRADNNLGDRLTELLNGLLHPLWQFSIAASIAGTLFVVHPWIIPIMALGIIPSLLLQSKRAHMVYDVQRKHTLTDRLRHYYQELLTDRQAAAEVRLFDLSRFLHNRWTHSWRTREKDVLNVYKRDSGYHAFGGFWEWLSYAGVLSLIIYSVVMGQATIGDLAVVISYATRFQNFLQGTVQSVGNILEHSEFLGDAFEFFALAKEQEKEPTEKIRPSHIEQASNKRQGLAITARDITFTYPSRTDPVVKNVNLQIKAGEKIAIVGENGAGKTTLVKLLIGLYTPDAGEIYMVDGDMDKRPPEEVQSRVAAVFQDYAKFDLKLRENIGFGQLDAMSDDTRLYAAAHRADILDIHSDLSDGWDGYLGRKFGDRDLSGGQWQKVALGRAYLKDADLVVLDEPTSALDPKAELALFERFVDLTENRTALMISHRLGAARLADRVIVMKDGQIIESDSHRELLKLNGEYARLFSAQAQWYQ; this comes from the coding sequence ATGAGCCAGGAAAAATCATCCCAACGCACAAACCTGTGGCGTCCTATTGTCGCTATGGTGTTCGAACTCTGGCGCGCACATCCCATTGCTTTTGTCGTCCTAATCGCCACGACAGTAATACCGGGATTTTCTTACAGCGTCTATGTCTTGGCCATGCGGGGGCTGATCAATGCCCTCGTCGAATCCCCCACGCCCGGCGCCTGGGATATCCCGACCTATATGCTTCTCTACATCGCAGCCATTTTGGTTGAAATGACCATGAATATGCTGCGCCCGATTATCATGGTCTATCTCCGCGACCACGCGACACATCACATACAATCGCGCATTTACGAACAAGCTGCCAACGCGCCACTCATCCGATTTGAAGACAGCGCGTTTTACGACTGCCTCCGACGGGCGGACAACAATTTGGGCGACCGCCTCACAGAATTGCTCAATGGTCTGCTCCATCCCCTCTGGCAGTTTTCCATTGCCGCTTCAATTGCTGGCACTTTGTTTGTCGTGCATCCGTGGATCATTCCCATCATGGCACTTGGCATCATCCCCTCTCTTCTCCTGCAATCAAAACGCGCCCACATGGTGTACGATGTGCAAAGAAAACACACCTTGACCGACAGGCTGCGACATTATTACCAGGAATTGCTCACAGATAGACAGGCTGCGGCAGAAGTGCGCCTCTTCGATTTGTCGAGATTTTTGCACAACCGTTGGACGCATTCATGGCGAACGCGCGAAAAGGACGTCTTGAACGTCTATAAACGCGACTCGGGCTATCATGCATTTGGAGGATTTTGGGAATGGCTGAGCTATGCCGGTGTGCTATCTCTAATTATCTATTCCGTTGTTATGGGACAAGCCACAATTGGCGACTTGGCCGTGGTGATCAGTTATGCGACGCGTTTCCAAAATTTTTTACAGGGCACTGTCCAGAGCGTGGGCAATATACTCGAACACTCGGAATTTCTGGGCGATGCGTTCGAGTTCTTCGCGCTTGCGAAAGAGCAAGAAAAAGAGCCAACCGAGAAGATCAGACCGTCCCACATTGAACAGGCATCCAACAAAAGACAGGGACTCGCCATCACAGCCCGGGATATTACGTTCACCTATCCATCGAGAACTGATCCCGTAGTTAAAAATGTGAACTTACAAATTAAAGCCGGAGAAAAAATCGCAATCGTGGGAGAAAATGGAGCCGGCAAAACAACACTGGTAAAGCTACTCATCGGATTATACACTCCCGACGCAGGCGAAATTTACATGGTAGATGGAGATATGGATAAACGCCCACCCGAAGAAGTGCAAAGTCGCGTCGCAGCGGTTTTTCAGGACTATGCAAAATTCGATCTGAAACTCAGAGAAAATATCGGATTCGGACAATTGGACGCCATGTCTGACGACACCAGACTCTATGCTGCAGCACATCGAGCGGACATCCTCGATATTCACTCGGACCTGAGCGATGGATGGGATGGATATCTCGGAAGAAAATTTGGAGACCGCGACCTATCGGGCGGACAGTGGCAAAAAGTAGCACTGGGAAGAGCCTATCTCAAAGATGCGGATCTGGTCGTACTCGATGAACCGACATCGGCATTAGACCCCAAAGCAGAACTCGCTCTGTTTGAGCGATTCGTAGATCTGACAGAGAACCGCACAGCACTCATGATATCTCACCGCCTGGGAGCTGCCCGATTGGCCGACCGCGTCATAGTGATGAAGGATGGTCAAATCATCGAATCCGATTCTCATCGAGAACTGCTGAAACTCAACGGCGAATATGCCAGACTATTTTCTGCCCAGGCACAATGGTACCAATAA
- a CDS encoding ABC transporter ATP-binding protein, with protein MNIPNIHHSSAQPKPIPVFRADHLGTFKQFLNLIWLLRLVLKVAPAPALLWAFTSLIRSLVLPINLWITKYLIDAVVDVVRSSGSLNPVFTYLTFLLAGLFIQRLVGWIDPWLSGKFQQAAGRELTRLVIAKAPRLSLEQFEHTGYYDELTRAMSQTEQKGPDILDQIMSVVRNLSSLIGYGAVLWIIHPFILMGVVGLTGVSIWIAMKGGQDVWSVLSRQTFKRRLADYYGAIIVDRNTAKEARLYDLKQYLIDRWTKLYWESRNELRREAIRVDLKQFGTYGISVLASIGALYWIAVSPSVDASPGLYTIFFQAVSGILDPMYLIVLALRQLGESSGYASDLRHFLDLPEYSAPSADPTKNTRPFPKPLRHGIVAKNVTYTYPGSEIPALRNLNLEINAGEKVAIVGENGSGKTTFVRLLLGLYRPDSGAILADGIDYQDIEPHLLYHSYSAVMQSYVRYHLSLAENIALSQIQTEEQKRAVHRAAVQVGADITASLPQGYDTLIGPEMGGVDLSGGQWQRVALARAFFRNSEILVLDEPTAALDPMAELAIFERFRELATGRTALMIAHRLGIARLADRILVFRGGTVVEEGTHDQLLREGGEYAEMFESQARWYR; from the coding sequence ATGAATATCCCAAATATTCACCACTCTTCAGCTCAACCTAAGCCCATTCCAGTATTCAGGGCAGATCACCTCGGAACCTTCAAACAATTCCTGAATCTGATCTGGTTATTGCGCCTCGTCTTGAAGGTGGCACCAGCTCCGGCTCTCTTATGGGCGTTTACGTCCCTCATTCGCAGCCTCGTACTGCCCATCAACCTGTGGATTACCAAGTATCTGATCGATGCTGTGGTCGATGTGGTTCGATCCAGCGGATCTCTGAACCCGGTATTTACCTATCTAACCTTCCTTCTCGCGGGACTTTTTATTCAGCGATTGGTGGGATGGATAGACCCATGGTTGAGCGGTAAATTCCAACAAGCCGCTGGCAGGGAACTGACCCGCCTCGTCATAGCCAAAGCCCCTCGCCTCTCATTAGAACAATTCGAGCACACGGGCTATTACGACGAACTCACGCGCGCCATGTCTCAAACCGAACAAAAAGGACCTGATATTTTAGACCAGATCATGAGCGTCGTTCGCAACCTCTCCAGCCTGATCGGATATGGTGCTGTCCTCTGGATCATCCACCCATTTATCCTGATGGGCGTAGTAGGACTTACAGGAGTGTCTATCTGGATAGCCATGAAGGGCGGTCAAGATGTCTGGTCTGTCTTGAGCCGCCAAACATTTAAGCGGCGTTTGGCAGATTATTACGGCGCCATAATAGTTGACCGCAATACAGCCAAAGAAGCGCGTCTCTATGATTTGAAACAGTATTTGATCGACAGGTGGACAAAGCTCTATTGGGAATCCAGAAATGAATTGCGCCGTGAGGCCATCCGGGTAGATCTCAAACAATTTGGGACGTATGGCATCAGCGTCCTGGCAAGTATAGGTGCCTTATATTGGATTGCCGTCAGCCCATCTGTAGATGCATCTCCCGGTCTCTATACGATCTTTTTTCAAGCGGTTTCGGGCATACTCGACCCCATGTATTTGATCGTTTTGGCACTTCGCCAACTGGGAGAATCATCGGGTTATGCGTCAGACCTGCGCCATTTTCTCGACCTGCCCGAATACAGTGCCCCATCTGCTGACCCAACAAAAAATACCAGACCATTTCCAAAACCCTTGCGCCATGGCATTGTCGCAAAAAATGTGACCTATACCTACCCCGGAAGCGAAATCCCTGCGCTCCGAAACCTGAATCTCGAAATCAACGCTGGCGAAAAAGTCGCCATTGTCGGCGAAAATGGATCGGGCAAAACCACCTTTGTCCGCCTGTTATTGGGCCTCTATCGCCCCGATTCAGGCGCGATTTTAGCCGACGGTATTGATTATCAAGACATAGAACCCCACCTGCTCTATCATTCGTACTCAGCCGTAATGCAATCTTATGTCCGCTACCATCTTTCCCTCGCCGAAAATATCGCCCTATCCCAGATCCAAACCGAAGAACAGAAGCGCGCTGTACATCGCGCCGCTGTGCAAGTAGGTGCGGATATAACCGCCTCTTTGCCCCAGGGATACGACACACTCATCGGTCCCGAAATGGGTGGTGTCGATCTTTCGGGAGGGCAATGGCAACGCGTGGCACTCGCAAGAGCCTTTTTCCGAAATTCTGAAATACTCGTCCTCGACGAACCCACTGCCGCCCTGGACCCAATGGCTGAACTCGCAATTTTTGAACGCTTTCGGGAACTCGCTACCGGACGCACCGCATTGATGATCGCCCACCGACTCGGCATAGCGCGTTTGGCAGACCGCATCCTCGTCTTTCGCGGAGGAACCGTTGTGGAAGAAGGTACACACGACCAACTATTGCGCGAAGGCGGAGAGTACGCAGAGATGTTTGAATCTCAAGCGAGGTGGTACCGATGA